The following proteins are co-located in the Sphingomonas donggukensis genome:
- the pdxH gene encoding pyridoxamine 5'-phosphate oxidase, producing the protein MADDPIAIFDAWLADAGRSEPNDPNAMALATVDADGQPSVRMVLLKGHDDRGFVFYTNRESRKAGELAANRHAALLFHWKSLRRQVRIEGPVTRVTDAESDAYFATRSRASQVGAWASDQSRPLDDRATFEARYTEVEARFPGDVPRPPHWGGYRVAPSAIELWEDRPGRLHHRRLFTRTDGGWDEGLLYP; encoded by the coding sequence ATGGCCGACGATCCCATTGCCATCTTCGACGCCTGGCTTGCCGACGCCGGGCGGAGCGAACCCAATGATCCGAACGCGATGGCGCTCGCCACCGTGGACGCAGACGGCCAGCCTTCGGTGCGGATGGTGCTGCTGAAGGGCCACGACGATCGCGGCTTCGTATTCTACACCAACCGTGAGAGTCGCAAGGCGGGGGAACTCGCCGCAAACCGCCATGCCGCGCTGCTGTTCCACTGGAAGTCGCTGCGCCGTCAGGTCCGCATCGAAGGCCCGGTTACCCGCGTGACCGATGCCGAATCGGACGCCTATTTCGCGACCCGCAGCCGGGCGTCGCAGGTCGGCGCCTGGGCGTCGGACCAGTCGCGACCGCTCGACGATCGCGCGACGTTCGAGGCGCGCTATACCGAGGTCGAGGCGCGGTTTCCGGGCGACGTGCCACGCCCGCCGCACTGGGGCGGCTACCGCGTCGCGCCCTCCGCCATCGAGCTGTGGGAGGACCGCCCGGGACGCCTGCACCACCGGCGACTGTTCACGCGCACCGATGGCGGCTGGGACGAAGGACTGCTGTACCCATGA
- a CDS encoding efflux RND transporter periplasmic adaptor subunit, producing the protein MNYESRMTGDSAYLIEGEVASKRRKWIIVGAVVVALVVVVAAIMVMRGGSDGAAAKTGAVGAKGAQQVPVVSVMVPGRSAVATIVTGTGTIAARREMPVGIAGEGGMVTRVLVEPGSWVKAGQVLATIDRSVQTQTAESQAASIRVAQADADLAKAELDRARQLVDRGFISKADVQRREATLAQTTARVRVAQAQLAETRARNGRLDIRSPAEGLVLTRGVEPGQIVSAGNGMLFRVAMGGQMEMRAQLAETDLARVHTGVQAQVTPVGATQGFTGQVWQVSPIIDPQSRQGIARIALSYSPALRPGGFASASINVGGSQAPLLPESAVLSDGKGNFVYIVDGANKAVRRDVRVGEVSDAGVSIAGGLDGTERVVLSAGAFLNPGQTVKPELKKAR; encoded by the coding sequence ATGAACTACGAGAGCAGGATGACCGGGGACAGCGCATATCTGATCGAGGGCGAGGTCGCCTCGAAACGTCGCAAGTGGATCATCGTCGGCGCGGTCGTCGTCGCGCTGGTCGTGGTCGTGGCGGCAATCATGGTCATGCGCGGCGGCAGCGACGGTGCCGCGGCCAAGACCGGTGCCGTCGGGGCGAAGGGCGCGCAGCAGGTGCCGGTCGTGTCGGTCATGGTTCCGGGCCGCTCGGCGGTCGCGACCATCGTCACCGGTACGGGCACGATCGCGGCGCGGCGCGAGATGCCGGTCGGCATCGCCGGCGAAGGCGGCATGGTGACCCGCGTGCTGGTCGAACCGGGCAGCTGGGTGAAGGCGGGGCAGGTGCTCGCCACCATCGACCGCTCGGTCCAGACGCAGACTGCCGAGAGTCAGGCGGCGAGCATCCGCGTCGCGCAGGCCGATGCCGATCTGGCGAAGGCCGAGCTCGACCGCGCGCGCCAGCTGGTCGATCGCGGTTTCATCTCGAAGGCGGACGTACAGCGGCGCGAGGCGACGCTGGCGCAGACGACGGCGCGGGTCCGCGTCGCACAGGCGCAGCTGGCCGAGACGCGGGCACGCAACGGTCGCCTCGACATCCGCTCACCCGCCGAGGGGCTGGTGCTGACCCGCGGCGTCGAGCCGGGGCAGATCGTGAGTGCCGGCAACGGCATGCTGTTCCGCGTCGCGATGGGCGGCCAGATGGAAATGCGCGCGCAGCTCGCCGAAACCGATCTCGCTCGCGTCCACACCGGCGTCCAGGCGCAGGTCACGCCGGTCGGCGCGACGCAGGGCTTCACCGGACAGGTGTGGCAGGTGTCGCCGATCATCGACCCGCAGTCGCGCCAGGGCATCGCCCGCATCGCGCTCAGCTATAGCCCTGCGCTGCGTCCCGGCGGCTTCGCCAGCGCCAGCATCAACGTCGGCGGCAGCCAGGCGCCGCTGCTCCCCGAATCGGCGGTGCTGAGCGACGGCAAGGGTAACTTCGTGTATATCGTCGACGGCGCGAACAAGGCGGTGCGCCGCGACGTCCGCGTCGGCGAAGTGTCGGACGCGGGCGTCTCGATCGCCGGCGGGCTCGACGGGACCGAACGGGTGGTGCTGTCGGCCGGCGCCTTCCTCAACCCCGGGCAGACGGTGAAGCCGGAACTCAAGAAGGCGCGCTGA
- a CDS encoding SIMPL domain-containing protein: protein MIRHLTATALALAPFVTPLSAAAQVATVPPVMIDGTLLDVSATGVSTRTPDIATIRAGVVTQSATAAAALSANADRMAGVLAALKSAGVEARDIQTSTISLQPQYRYTEGQAPAITGYQASNTVSVRFRDIARSGRILDTLVKQGANQIEGPALSIDKADAATDEARVDAVAKARARAELYAKAAGLRVDRIVSIGESGDSFPQPPMPVMMMRAEKASADTAVAAGEQDVKVTIAVRFLLK, encoded by the coding sequence ATGATCCGCCACCTGACCGCCACCGCCCTCGCGCTGGCGCCCTTCGTCACGCCGCTGTCCGCCGCCGCACAGGTCGCGACCGTGCCGCCGGTGATGATCGACGGCACGCTGCTCGACGTGTCGGCGACGGGCGTATCCACGCGCACGCCCGACATCGCGACGATTCGCGCGGGCGTGGTGACGCAGTCCGCGACCGCCGCCGCGGCGCTGTCGGCCAATGCCGATCGCATGGCGGGGGTGCTTGCGGCGCTGAAATCCGCAGGGGTCGAGGCGCGCGACATCCAGACCTCGACCATCTCGCTGCAGCCGCAGTACCGCTATACCGAGGGGCAGGCGCCGGCGATCACCGGATATCAGGCGTCGAACACCGTTTCGGTGCGCTTCCGCGACATCGCGCGCAGCGGTCGCATCCTAGACACGCTGGTGAAGCAGGGCGCGAACCAGATCGAGGGACCGGCGCTGTCGATCGACAAGGCCGATGCCGCGACCGACGAGGCTCGGGTCGATGCGGTGGCGAAGGCGCGGGCGCGCGCCGAACTCTATGCGAAGGCCGCCGGCCTGCGTGTCGACCGCATCGTCTCGATCGGCGAATCGGGCGATTCCTTCCCCCAGCCGCCGATGCCGGTGATGATGATGCGCGCCGAAAAGGCCTCCGCCGACACCGCGGTCGCCGCAGGCGAGCAGGACGTGAAAGTGACGATCGCCGTCCGCTTCCTGTTGAAATGA
- a CDS encoding GlsB/YeaQ/YmgE family stress response membrane protein, which produces MGIIIWLVVGGVVGWLASIIMRTDGQQGIILNVVVGIVGAVIAGFVTGANINNGITVMSFLYSLIGAIVLLAIVNLVRRGSVR; this is translated from the coding sequence ATGGGTATCATCATCTGGCTGGTGGTTGGCGGCGTGGTCGGCTGGCTCGCAAGCATCATCATGCGCACCGACGGGCAGCAGGGCATCATCCTGAACGTCGTCGTCGGCATCGTGGGCGCGGTGATCGCAGGGTTCGTGACCGGTGCGAACATCAACAACGGCATTACCGTGATGAGCTTCCTCTACTCGCTCATCGGCGCGATCGTGCTGCTGGCGATCGTCAACCTGGTGCGTCGCGGTTCGGTCCGCTGA
- a CDS encoding DUF1153 domain-containing protein, producing MIENQKIRPAKVIGPLGEPLTLDTLPPPETTRWVVRRKAEVVAAVNGGLLSVDEVCDRYGLTAEEFAGWQRAIDRSGMPGLRVTRIQHYRSLYERQQKY from the coding sequence ATGATCGAGAACCAGAAAATCCGTCCCGCGAAAGTCATCGGCCCGCTCGGCGAGCCGCTGACGCTGGACACGCTGCCCCCGCCCGAGACGACCCGCTGGGTCGTGCGGCGCAAGGCAGAAGTCGTCGCGGCGGTGAACGGCGGGCTGCTGAGCGTCGACGAGGTGTGCGACCGCTACGGCCTGACCGCGGAGGAATTCGCCGGGTGGCAGCGCGCGATCGACCGGTCGGGCATGCCCGGCCTGCGCGTCACCCGCATCCAGCATTATCGTTCGCTGTACGAGCGCCAGCAGAAATACTGA
- the era gene encoding GTPase Era yields MTEVTDQSCGLIAVVGAPNAGKSTLVNALVGQKVAIVSPKAQTTRARLMGIAVEGATQLLLVDTPGIFEPKRRLDRAMVQAAWGGTEGADLIALVIDGKGGVAAKVTEIIESLKHRKEPKLLILNKVDIADKPRLLATAQKLNDLLAFDDTYFISATTGDGVPELKAALAAKMPVGPWHFPDDQVADMTDRMLAAEVTREQLYLQLHAELPYDSAVETEKYTERDDGSVEIHQQILVARDTQRAIVLGKGGARIKEIGAKSRAQLKELLGVPVHLYLHIKVNPKWQEDRGLYRDIGLDWVE; encoded by the coding sequence ATTACAGAAGTGACAGACCAATCCTGCGGCCTGATCGCCGTCGTCGGGGCGCCGAACGCGGGCAAGTCGACGCTCGTGAACGCGCTCGTCGGTCAGAAGGTCGCGATCGTCAGCCCCAAGGCGCAGACGACCCGCGCCCGCCTGATGGGGATCGCAGTGGAGGGCGCGACGCAGCTGTTGCTGGTCGATACGCCGGGCATCTTCGAGCCGAAACGCCGTCTCGACAGGGCGATGGTGCAGGCGGCGTGGGGCGGGACCGAGGGGGCGGACCTGATCGCGCTGGTGATCGACGGCAAGGGCGGAGTCGCCGCCAAGGTTACCGAGATTATCGAGTCGCTGAAGCACCGCAAGGAGCCCAAGCTGCTGATCCTCAACAAGGTCGACATCGCCGACAAGCCGCGCCTGCTGGCGACCGCGCAGAAGCTGAACGACCTGCTCGCCTTCGACGACACCTATTTCATCAGCGCCACGACCGGTGACGGCGTGCCCGAGCTGAAGGCGGCGCTGGCGGCAAAGATGCCGGTGGGGCCATGGCATTTCCCCGATGACCAGGTCGCCGACATGACCGACCGCATGCTCGCCGCCGAGGTGACGCGCGAGCAGCTGTACCTGCAGCTCCATGCCGAGCTGCCCTACGACAGCGCGGTTGAGACCGAGAAATATACCGAGCGCGACGACGGATCGGTCGAAATCCACCAGCAGATCCTGGTCGCCCGCGACACCCAGCGCGCGATCGTGCTGGGCAAGGGCGGTGCGCGCATCAAGGAAATCGGCGCGAAATCGCGCGCCCAGCTGAAGGAGCTGCTGGGGGTGCCGGTGCATCTGTACCTGCACATCAAGGTCAACCCGAAGTGGCAGGAAGACCGCGGGCTGTACCGCGATATCGGGCTGGATTGGGTCGAATAG
- a CDS encoding cation diffusion facilitator family transporter: MTESERRRIIPLAIRAALFSVAMATFLLALKAFAAWHTGSVAMLGSLADTGLDLLASLVTLYGVKLAGEPADHDHRFGHGKAEALAALFQVGLITASAIGIAWRAIDRFANPSRAEDAAFGIGVSMIAIGATAILLWYQRRIIRQTGSVAIMADNVHYQSDVLLNLAVIAALALDQYFGLTGADPVFGIAIALWLLWGAFKASSNAIDQLMDKEWPEPERNRFIEVAARQPGLKGIHDFRTRRAGTHDFAQFHMEVARDLTVGQAHDIVEGVERALRGAYPKVEVLIHLDPEGHVDTDNPLVEADVTPHWFGKRM, translated from the coding sequence ATGACCGAAAGCGAACGCCGGCGGATCATCCCGCTCGCCATCCGCGCGGCGCTGTTCAGCGTCGCGATGGCGACATTCCTGCTGGCACTGAAGGCGTTTGCCGCGTGGCATACCGGATCGGTGGCGATGCTGGGGTCGCTGGCGGACACCGGGCTCGACCTGCTCGCCAGCCTCGTCACGCTGTACGGCGTGAAGCTCGCCGGCGAGCCCGCCGACCACGACCACCGCTTCGGCCACGGCAAGGCAGAGGCGCTGGCGGCGCTGTTCCAGGTCGGCCTCATCACCGCGTCCGCGATCGGCATCGCGTGGCGCGCGATCGATCGCTTCGCCAACCCGTCGCGCGCCGAGGACGCCGCGTTCGGCATCGGCGTGTCGATGATCGCGATCGGCGCGACCGCGATCCTGCTCTGGTACCAGCGCCGCATCATCCGCCAGACCGGATCGGTCGCGATCATGGCCGACAACGTCCACTATCAGTCCGACGTGCTGCTGAATCTGGCGGTCATCGCCGCGCTGGCGCTCGACCAGTATTTCGGGCTCACTGGCGCCGACCCGGTGTTCGGCATCGCGATCGCGCTGTGGCTGTTGTGGGGAGCGTTCAAGGCGTCTTCGAATGCGATCGACCAGCTGATGGACAAGGAATGGCCCGAGCCCGAGCGCAACCGCTTCATCGAGGTCGCCGCGCGCCAGCCGGGCCTGAAGGGCATCCATGACTTCCGCACCCGGCGCGCCGGCACGCATGATTTCGCGCAGTTTCACATGGAAGTCGCGCGCGATCTGACGGTGGGGCAGGCCCACGACATCGTCGAGGGCGTCGAGCGCGCGCTGCGGGGTGCGTATCCAAAGGTCGAGGTGCTGATCCACCTCGATCCGGAGGGGCATGTCGATACCGACAATCCGCTGGTCGAGGCCGACGTGACGCCGCACTGGTTCGGGAAACGGATGTGA
- a CDS encoding efflux RND transporter permease subunit, translating into MGFRNISAWAIRNPVPPIVLFLFLTVMGLVSFMRMDVNNQPDIDFPVAYISISQPGAAPTELEGQITQRVEAAVRSLQGIDEINSTVTEGNSQTVVQLDLGTPIDRTVNDIRDAIQQIRGDLPDGILEPQIGRINTSGNDVASFTASTTSMTLEELSWYIDNTVTKELLAVPGMATVDRNGGVDREIRVILDPLKLQAQGLTASQVNQALRQVNLNAAGGRAEIAGSEQSVRVLGNAQDAYTLGQTQISVGGRSVRLADVANVRDLYAEQRSLSTSEGHQVLSFDFQRAKGASDVTVYKEAQAKLDALQKRNPQVQFHLLFNYSKYAETQYHVAIDAMIEGAVLAVLVVFLFLRDWRATFISALAIPLSAIPSFWFMELLGFDLNQMTLLALSLVAGVLVDDAIVEIENIVRHMRMGKSAYQASIDAADEIGVAVLATTMSIVAVFLPVGLMPGVSGQFFKNFGLTVVAAVLMSLAVARLLTPMIAAYFLKAKGHASHGEGWLMDRYMGILRWTLMHRWSAVVGGIVSLVATVLMFMVLPNTFLPEEDNDSVTAIVELVPGSTLQQTEAVVQRTADVLRRQSDVAAVYTRAFVGQGRVTAQLKDDRAQKSYEFQRAIGPQLSAIPDARVSFRAGGWGGGSGRALTITLGGSDPVALNKAAVAIVDGMRALPTIRSPLITGDLQRPEITIRPRLDLAASLGVTTSALSSAIRIATLGDIDQNSARFSLSDRQIPIRVALDQSARQKLSTIENLPVQTSTGGSIPLKVVADIGFGAGPTKIERSNQQRRITIGADLAPGEVSGEAMKKIRALPAMQNLPVGVNELKLGESKQQAEMIQNFVGAVLAGIFLVFSVLVLLYRRVMPPFVNMGSLLLAPLGGLIALWICGMPISLSVYIGILMLLGIVAKNSILLIDFALEEMEKGVHPVDAIIDAGHKRAQPIVMTTVAMVAGMIPTALSLSGDGSFRQPMSVVVIGGLILSTILTLLIVPASFSLAVGIERWMGPKLGRRLLTYRPGDDGQPVLDGAGPDQPQLGRGPARIGHRPGDDPQPAE; encoded by the coding sequence ATGGGCTTCCGCAACATCTCGGCCTGGGCGATCCGCAACCCGGTTCCGCCGATCGTCCTGTTCCTGTTCCTGACCGTGATGGGGCTGGTCAGCTTCATGCGGATGGACGTGAACAACCAGCCGGATATCGATTTCCCGGTCGCCTATATCTCGATCAGCCAGCCGGGCGCCGCGCCGACCGAGCTGGAGGGGCAGATCACCCAGCGCGTCGAGGCTGCGGTGCGATCGCTGCAGGGCATCGACGAGATCAACTCGACCGTTACCGAGGGCAATTCGCAGACCGTCGTCCAGCTCGACCTCGGCACCCCGATCGACCGCACCGTCAACGACATTCGCGACGCCATTCAGCAGATCCGCGGCGACCTGCCCGACGGCATTCTCGAGCCGCAGATCGGGCGCATCAACACCAGCGGCAACGATGTCGCGAGCTTCACCGCATCGACCACGTCGATGACGCTGGAGGAGCTGAGCTGGTACATCGACAACACGGTGACCAAGGAACTGCTGGCGGTGCCCGGCATGGCGACGGTCGACCGCAACGGCGGCGTCGATCGCGAGATCCGCGTCATCCTCGACCCGCTGAAGCTGCAGGCGCAGGGGCTGACCGCGAGCCAGGTCAACCAGGCGCTGCGCCAGGTCAATCTGAACGCCGCCGGCGGTCGCGCCGAAATCGCGGGGTCCGAACAGTCGGTGCGCGTGCTCGGCAATGCGCAGGACGCCTACACGCTCGGCCAGACGCAGATTTCGGTCGGTGGGCGATCGGTGCGGCTGGCCGATGTCGCCAACGTGCGCGACCTCTATGCCGAGCAGCGGTCGCTTTCGACGTCGGAGGGGCACCAAGTGCTCAGCTTCGATTTCCAGCGCGCGAAAGGCGCGTCGGACGTCACGGTGTACAAGGAAGCGCAGGCCAAGCTCGACGCGCTCCAGAAGCGCAACCCACAGGTCCAGTTCCACCTGCTGTTCAACTATTCGAAATACGCCGAGACCCAGTATCACGTCGCCATCGACGCCATGATCGAGGGCGCGGTGCTCGCGGTGCTCGTCGTGTTCCTGTTCCTGCGCGACTGGCGCGCGACGTTCATCTCGGCGCTCGCGATCCCGCTGTCGGCGATCCCGAGCTTCTGGTTCATGGAGTTGCTCGGCTTCGACCTCAACCAGATGACTTTGCTCGCGCTGAGTCTGGTCGCGGGCGTGCTGGTCGACGATGCGATCGTGGAGATCGAGAATATCGTCCGCCACATGCGCATGGGCAAATCGGCCTACCAGGCATCGATCGACGCGGCGGACGAAATCGGGGTCGCGGTGCTCGCCACGACCATGTCGATCGTCGCGGTGTTCCTGCCCGTCGGCCTGATGCCGGGCGTGTCGGGGCAGTTCTTCAAGAACTTCGGCCTGACCGTCGTCGCCGCGGTGCTGATGAGCCTCGCGGTAGCGCGCCTGCTCACCCCGATGATCGCCGCCTATTTCCTGAAGGCGAAGGGCCATGCCAGCCACGGCGAGGGCTGGCTGATGGACCGCTACATGGGCATCCTGCGCTGGACGCTGATGCATCGCTGGTCGGCGGTGGTCGGCGGCATCGTGTCGCTGGTCGCGACCGTGCTGATGTTCATGGTGCTGCCCAACACCTTCCTGCCCGAGGAAGACAATGATTCGGTCACCGCGATCGTCGAACTGGTGCCGGGATCGACGCTGCAACAGACCGAGGCGGTGGTACAGCGCACCGCCGACGTGCTGCGCCGCCAGAGCGATGTGGCGGCGGTCTATACCCGCGCCTTCGTCGGCCAGGGCCGCGTCACCGCGCAGCTGAAGGACGACCGCGCGCAGAAAAGCTATGAGTTCCAGCGCGCGATCGGGCCGCAATTGTCGGCGATCCCCGATGCCCGCGTGTCGTTCCGCGCCGGCGGCTGGGGCGGCGGATCGGGCCGTGCCCTGACGATTACCCTGGGCGGCAGCGACCCGGTCGCGCTGAACAAGGCCGCGGTCGCGATCGTCGACGGGATGCGCGCGCTGCCGACGATCCGCAGCCCGCTGATCACCGGCGATCTGCAACGTCCCGAGATCACGATCCGGCCCCGGCTCGATCTCGCCGCATCGCTCGGCGTGACGACCAGCGCGCTGTCGTCGGCGATCCGCATCGCGACGCTGGGCGACATCGACCAGAATTCGGCGCGCTTTTCGCTTTCCGACCGCCAGATTCCGATCCGCGTCGCGCTCGACCAGAGCGCGCGGCAGAAACTGTCGACGATCGAGAACCTGCCCGTGCAGACCTCGACCGGCGGGTCGATCCCGCTGAAGGTCGTCGCCGACATCGGCTTTGGTGCCGGCCCGACCAAGATCGAGCGATCGAACCAGCAGCGCCGCATCACCATCGGCGCCGATCTCGCTCCCGGCGAAGTATCGGGCGAGGCGATGAAGAAGATCCGCGCGCTGCCGGCGATGCAGAACCTGCCGGTCGGGGTGAACGAGCTGAAACTGGGCGAATCGAAGCAGCAGGCGGAGATGATCCAGAACTTCGTCGGCGCGGTGCTGGCGGGTATCTTCCTCGTCTTCTCGGTGCTGGTGCTGCTCTACCGCCGCGTGATGCCGCCGTTCGTCAACATGGGCTCGCTGCTGCTGGCGCCCCTGGGCGGGCTGATCGCGCTCTGGATCTGCGGCATGCCGATCTCGCTGTCGGTGTATATCGGCATCCTGATGCTGCTCGGCATCGTCGCCAAGAACTCGATCCTGCTGATCGATTTCGCGCTGGAGGAAATGGAAAAGGGCGTGCACCCGGTCGATGCGATCATCGACGCCGGGCACAAGCGCGCACAGCCGATCGTGATGACGACGGTGGCGATGGTCGCGGGCATGATCCCGACCGCGCTGTCGTTGTCGGGCGACGGATCGTTCCGCCAGCCGATGAGCGTGGTGGTGATCGGCGGGCTGATCCTGTCGACGATCCTGACGCTGCTGATCGTGCCGGCGAGCTTCAGCCTGGCGGTCGGGATCGAACGCTGGATGGGGCCGAAGCTCGGGCGCCGTCTGCTGACCTATCGTCCCGGCGACGATGGCCAGCCGGTGCTCGACGGCGCCGGACCCGACCAACCGCAACTGGGTCGCGGTCCGGCGCGGATCGGGCACCGTCCGGGCGACGACCCGCAACCGGCGGAATAG
- the mnmA gene encoding tRNA 2-thiouridine(34) synthase MnmA — protein MTDSIDFQLPEPVAARRIVVAMSGGVDSSVVAALATRTGAEVIGITLQLYDHGEAVGRAGACCAGRDIRDARAVCDTLGIAHYVFDHASSFREQVIEDFADEYLAGRTPIPCVKCNMGPKFTDLFALARDLGADCLATGHYVRRVVGADGAELHRAHDPARDQSYFLFATTRAQLDYLRFPLGDLPKARVREIAAELGLGVAAKPDSQDICFVPAGNYADVVRKVRPEAATSGAIVDEGGRVLGTHRGLIHYTVGQRRGLDIGGGHDPMYVVRLDAATQSVVVGPKAALAVDAARLTEINWLGGAFAGPLTAKVRSLAKPVPARLDGDRLVFDAPEYGVAPGQAAVLYAGDRVLGGGWIAETERARVAEAA, from the coding sequence ATGACCGACAGCATCGATTTCCAGCTGCCCGAGCCGGTGGCCGCGCGCCGCATCGTCGTGGCGATGTCGGGCGGGGTCGATTCGTCGGTGGTCGCGGCGCTCGCCACGCGCACCGGCGCGGAAGTGATCGGCATCACGCTGCAGCTCTACGATCACGGCGAGGCGGTCGGGCGTGCCGGTGCGTGCTGCGCGGGGCGCGACATCCGCGACGCGCGCGCGGTGTGCGACACGCTCGGCATCGCGCATTACGTGTTCGACCATGCCTCCTCGTTCCGCGAGCAGGTGATCGAGGATTTTGCCGACGAATATCTCGCCGGCCGCACGCCGATCCCGTGCGTGAAGTGCAACATGGGGCCGAAGTTCACCGACCTGTTCGCGCTCGCCCGCGATCTCGGCGCCGATTGCCTCGCCACCGGTCACTATGTCCGCCGCGTCGTCGGCGCGGACGGCGCGGAGCTGCACCGCGCGCATGATCCCGCGCGCGACCAGAGCTATTTCCTGTTCGCGACCACGCGTGCGCAGCTCGACTATCTGCGCTTCCCCCTGGGCGACCTGCCCAAGGCCCGCGTGCGCGAAATCGCCGCCGAACTGGGGCTCGGGGTCGCCGCCAAGCCCGACAGCCAGGACATCTGCTTCGTGCCCGCCGGCAATTACGCCGACGTGGTGCGCAAGGTTCGGCCCGAGGCGGCGACGTCGGGCGCGATCGTCGACGAGGGCGGCCGCGTGCTCGGCACCCACCGCGGGCTGATCCACTATACCGTCGGCCAGCGCCGCGGGCTCGACATCGGCGGCGGGCATGATCCGATGTACGTCGTGCGATTGGACGCAGCGACCCAGTCGGTGGTGGTGGGGCCGAAGGCGGCGCTCGCGGTCGATGCCGCGCGGCTGACCGAGATCAACTGGCTCGGCGGCGCGTTCGCCGGCCCGCTCACCGCCAAGGTGCGCAGCCTCGCCAAGCCGGTCCCCGCCCGTCTGGACGGCGACCGGCTGGTGTTCGACGCCCCCGAATATGGCGTCGCGCCGGGGCAGGCCGCGGTACTCTACGCCGGCGACCGCGTGCTCGGTGGCGGCTGGATCGCGGAAACGGAGCGCGCACGGGTGGCGGAGGCAGCCTGA
- a CDS encoding PhzF family phenazine biosynthesis protein, giving the protein MKIPFAQIDAFARAPFEGNPAAVMPLHSWLPDPTLQRIAEENNLSETAFVVGGEQGEGDWELRWFTPAAEVALCGHATLASGHFLLSADPSIDRVAFRTRQAGVLEVARDGDGYAMELPAWAPVPKAMPEIVAALGVEPVETLWHDKGYALVIVKDEAAVRAAAPDGRAVKALGPFVLIVSARGDTTDVVSRVFTDYFDIPEDPVTGSAHAVMVPYWAEKLGKTSFAAYQASARGGHVGCTLAGDRVVLRGGCVTVIEGVFSF; this is encoded by the coding sequence GTGAAGATACCTTTCGCGCAGATTGATGCGTTCGCGCGCGCGCCATTCGAGGGCAATCCGGCGGCGGTGATGCCGCTGCATTCCTGGTTGCCCGATCCGACGCTGCAGCGGATCGCCGAGGAGAACAACCTGTCCGAAACCGCGTTCGTCGTCGGCGGGGAGCAGGGCGAGGGCGACTGGGAACTCCGCTGGTTCACCCCCGCCGCGGAGGTCGCGCTATGCGGTCATGCGACGCTGGCGAGCGGCCATTTCCTGTTGTCGGCGGACCCCTCGATCGACCGGGTCGCGTTCCGCACGCGGCAGGCCGGCGTGCTGGAAGTCGCCCGTGACGGCGACGGCTATGCGATGGAACTGCCGGCGTGGGCACCGGTGCCCAAGGCGATGCCCGAGATCGTCGCGGCGCTGGGGGTCGAGCCGGTCGAGACGCTGTGGCACGACAAGGGTTATGCGCTGGTGATCGTGAAGGACGAGGCCGCAGTGCGCGCCGCCGCGCCCGATGGTCGCGCGGTCAAGGCGCTGGGGCCGTTTGTGCTGATCGTGTCGGCGCGCGGCGACACCACCGACGTCGTCAGCCGCGTGTTCACCGACTATTTCGACATACCCGAAGACCCGGTGACCGGATCGGCGCATGCGGTGATGGTGCCGTATTGGGCGGAGAAACTGGGGAAGACGAGCTTCGCCGCATACCAGGCGAGCGCGCGCGGCGGGCATGTCGGATGTACGCTGGCGGGTGACAGGGTGGTGCTGCGCGGCGGGTGCGTGACGGTGATCGAGGGAGTGTTTTCGTTCTGA